The following proteins come from a genomic window of Andrena cerasifolii isolate SP2316 chromosome 6, iyAndCera1_principal, whole genome shotgun sequence:
- the LOC143369540 gene encoding uncharacterized protein LOC143369540 isoform X2: MNNMDKEHFLSFKMREDYSFKYIPESHFKHVVKNVQRQRRQEDEERIWASFVKTPKLDCQRFDKKDVHLSIGGMTGFLQENIQDVDRELKRLQDDALPEQNKRVYDPKSNVGNEITRADANNIRNNFPKEKFSRKNKNTRGTDILIPVLQEHNVPNCKESDGSKKVCRLRVKKSLSDPSITQKKRFTNRLLQAANHFENNSNSDSSNNRDDIVRVQPDPVTIQKILSMQKKITELLNEISFRLHRIPLPDGDNDMRRRQQQTMEFAIRFSRNYLYDLNRLLITIQRYLGIISSRAELTQRRKNIAFYQDIIKQKLIAAHQLLIQALNAYCKHVPNSVLEGHPIKLQEVLQVVCKLRDICGKIEISTNCLCSGDTNIWPVEKDVQDKLDTILSELKLSLECKHPPIRYGNVESTVNVAQISSRNKRYSVKKNLSGRLSMYNVDVHKNNQKKKNALKGNNYCCRNDKKWNLVDTKSTCSQHYSIPELLYPSPVTHTSSSRDIVQIDSARSVNCSKDDDDDDDDDDDDDIKTMVDRVPIDSETEKSSTGIWKVKSTEDNEARIIVENITNDDDLIKKVTTVTKEHLSTLVPVISDLMTHVSKTNESNAQPLTETTVETLVEFLQKYQRPKDSDTKAKLKDEHSRIKLNGLSEMQKHEKNVRLIYMSSVDEVSKTGQCDASCQANYETGVESTDDRKAVGSVSKDETELTISRETELQFLAYKHEYKSLCRSKPMYSSNTQNKPWDIVAWISDKLIEELIIEITYELQMTDVIKKMFKMEFQEF, encoded by the exons ATGAACAATATGGATAAAGAgcatttcctttctttcaaAATGAGAGAAGATTATAGTTTTAAG TATATACCTGAAAGTCACTTTAAGCATGTAGTGAAGAATGTACAAAGGCAAAGGCGccaggaggacgaggaacgtaTCTGGGCTTCATTTGTTAAAACACCCAAGTTAGATTGTCAGAGATTCGACAAGAAAGATGTTCACCTTTCGATAGGCGGCATGACAGGTTTCCTACAAGAAAATATACAAGATGTAGATAGAGAACTTAAGAGGCTGCAGGACGATGCGTTGCCCGAACAGAACAAAAGGGTTTACGATCCTAAATCCAACGTCGGGAATGAAATAACACGCGCTGAT GCAAACAACATAAGGAATAATTTTCCCAAGGAGAAATTCTCAAGAAAGAATAAGAATACTCGTGGTACTGATATCTTAATTCCAGTATTGCAAGAACATAATGTCCCTAATTGTAAAGAATCTGACGGATcgaaaaaagtttgtagattaAGGGTTAAGAAATCTCTGTCAGATCCGTCGATTACACAAAAGAAGCGTTTCACGAATCGACTTTTACAAGCAGCAAATCACTTTGAGAATAATTCTAATTCGGACTCGAGTAATAACAGAGATGATATTGTCCGCGTACAACCAGATCCAGTtacaatacaaaaaattttatccATGCAAAAGAAAATTACCGAgttattaaatgaaatttcatttagaTTGCACAGGATTCCTCTGCCAGATGGTGACAATGATATGAGGAGAAGGCAACAGCAAACTATGGAATTTGCCATAAGATTTTCAAGAAATTATCTGTACGATCTTAACAGGCTTCTTATAACTATTCAAAGGTACCTGGGAATCATATCCTCTAGAGCAGAGTTGACACAACGTCGCAAAAATATTGCATTCTATCAAGACATAATCAAACAGAAACTAATCGCTGCTCATCAGTTATTGATACAAGCTTTGAATGCTTATTGCAAGCATGTTCCTAACTCTGTCCTTGAAGGTCATCCTATAAAACTTCAAGAAGTATTACAAGTTGTCTGTAAGCTCAGAGATATTTGCGGCAAAATTGAGATCTCTACCAATTGTCTCTGTTCAGGGGATACTAATATCTGGCCGGTG GAAAAGGATGTTCAAGATAAACTTGATACTATTCTGTCTGAATTAAAGCTGAGTTTAGAATGTAAACATCCACCTATAAGGTATGGAAATGTTGAATCTACAGTGAACGTAGCACAAATATCGTCGCGCAACAAAAGATACTCcgttaaaaagaatttatctgGTCGCCTAAGCATGTATAACGTGGATGTACATAAGAATaatcaaaagaaaaagaatgctTTAAAAGGAAACA ACTACTGTTGCCGGAACGACAAAAAGTGGAATCTTGTGGACACTAAAAGCACGTGTAGTCAACATTATTCGATACCAGAACTACTCTATCCTAGTCCAGTAACGCACACGTCATCTTCTAGGGACATTGTTCAGATTGATTCCGCGAGGAGTGTGAATTGTTCCaaagatgatgatgatgatgatgatgatgatgatgatgatgatattAAAACCATGGTGGATAGAGTACCGATTGATTCTGAGACC GAGAAATCGTCCACCGGAATATGGAAAGTAAAAAGTACAGAAGACAATGAGGCACGCATTATTGTAGAAAATATTACAAACGATgacgatttaataaaaaaagtaacaacTGTTACTAAGGAACACTTGTCCACTCTGGTTCCTGTGATAAGCGATTTAATGACTCATGTGTCAAAAACA AATGAATCAAATGCTCAGCCTCTAACAGAAACAACCGTGGAAACATTAGTAgagtttttgcaaaaatatcaGCGTCCAAAAGACTCTGACACCAAAGCAAAGTTGAAGGATGAACATTCGCGTATCAAATTAAATGG TTTATCTGAAATGCAGAAACACGAAAAAAATGTACGTTTGATTTATATGTCATCCGTGGATGAAGTTTCCAAAACTGGCCAATGCGATGCTTCGTGTCAAGCAAATTATGAGACTGGAGTAGAA AGCACGGATGATAGAAAAGCTGTGGGTTCGGTTAGCAAGGATGAGACGGAGCTTACCATCTCGAGAGAGACCGAACTACAGTTCTTAGCGTATAAGCACGAATATAAAAGTCTCTGCCGATCAAAACCAATGTATTCTAGCAACACACAAAATAAACCATGGGATATCGTAGCATG GATATCGGACAAACTGATAGAGGAACTAATAATTGAAATAACATATGAGCTACAAATGACTGATGTGATTAAGAAAATGTTCAAAATGgaatttcaagaattttaa
- the LOC143369540 gene encoding uncharacterized protein LOC143369540 isoform X1 yields MNNMDKEHFLSFKMREDYSFKYIPESHFKHVVKNVQRQRRQEDEERIWASFVKTPKLDCQRFDKKDVHLSIGGMTGFLQENIQDVDRELKRLQDDALPEQNKRVYDPKSNVGNEITRADANNIRNNFPKEKFSRKNKNTRGTDILIPVLQEHNVPNCKESDGSKKVCRLRVKKSLSDPSITQKKRFTNRLLQAANHFENNSNSDSSNNRDDIVRVQPDPVTIQKILSMQKKITELLNEISFRLHRIPLPDGDNDMRRRQQQTMEFAIRFSRNYLYDLNRLLITIQRYLGIISSRAELTQRRKNIAFYQDIIKQKLIAAHQLLIQALNAYCKHVPNSVLEGHPIKLQEVLQVVCKLRDICGKIEISTNCLCSGDTNIWPVEKDVQDKLDTILSELKLSLECKHPPIRYGNVESTVNVAQISSRNKRYSVKKNLSGRLSMYNVDVHKNNQKKKNALKGNNYCCRNDKKWNLVDTKSTCSQHYSIPELLYPSPVTHTSSSRDIVQIDSARSVNCSKDDDDDDDDDDDDDIKTMVDRVPIDSETEKSSTGIWKVKSTEDNEARIIVENITNDDDLIKKVTTVTKEHLSTLVPVISDLMTHVSKTQNESNAQPLTETTVETLVEFLQKYQRPKDSDTKAKLKDEHSRIKLNGLSEMQKHEKNVRLIYMSSVDEVSKTGQCDASCQANYETGVESTDDRKAVGSVSKDETELTISRETELQFLAYKHEYKSLCRSKPMYSSNTQNKPWDIVAWISDKLIEELIIEITYELQMTDVIKKMFKMEFQEF; encoded by the exons ATGAACAATATGGATAAAGAgcatttcctttctttcaaAATGAGAGAAGATTATAGTTTTAAG TATATACCTGAAAGTCACTTTAAGCATGTAGTGAAGAATGTACAAAGGCAAAGGCGccaggaggacgaggaacgtaTCTGGGCTTCATTTGTTAAAACACCCAAGTTAGATTGTCAGAGATTCGACAAGAAAGATGTTCACCTTTCGATAGGCGGCATGACAGGTTTCCTACAAGAAAATATACAAGATGTAGATAGAGAACTTAAGAGGCTGCAGGACGATGCGTTGCCCGAACAGAACAAAAGGGTTTACGATCCTAAATCCAACGTCGGGAATGAAATAACACGCGCTGAT GCAAACAACATAAGGAATAATTTTCCCAAGGAGAAATTCTCAAGAAAGAATAAGAATACTCGTGGTACTGATATCTTAATTCCAGTATTGCAAGAACATAATGTCCCTAATTGTAAAGAATCTGACGGATcgaaaaaagtttgtagattaAGGGTTAAGAAATCTCTGTCAGATCCGTCGATTACACAAAAGAAGCGTTTCACGAATCGACTTTTACAAGCAGCAAATCACTTTGAGAATAATTCTAATTCGGACTCGAGTAATAACAGAGATGATATTGTCCGCGTACAACCAGATCCAGTtacaatacaaaaaattttatccATGCAAAAGAAAATTACCGAgttattaaatgaaatttcatttagaTTGCACAGGATTCCTCTGCCAGATGGTGACAATGATATGAGGAGAAGGCAACAGCAAACTATGGAATTTGCCATAAGATTTTCAAGAAATTATCTGTACGATCTTAACAGGCTTCTTATAACTATTCAAAGGTACCTGGGAATCATATCCTCTAGAGCAGAGTTGACACAACGTCGCAAAAATATTGCATTCTATCAAGACATAATCAAACAGAAACTAATCGCTGCTCATCAGTTATTGATACAAGCTTTGAATGCTTATTGCAAGCATGTTCCTAACTCTGTCCTTGAAGGTCATCCTATAAAACTTCAAGAAGTATTACAAGTTGTCTGTAAGCTCAGAGATATTTGCGGCAAAATTGAGATCTCTACCAATTGTCTCTGTTCAGGGGATACTAATATCTGGCCGGTG GAAAAGGATGTTCAAGATAAACTTGATACTATTCTGTCTGAATTAAAGCTGAGTTTAGAATGTAAACATCCACCTATAAGGTATGGAAATGTTGAATCTACAGTGAACGTAGCACAAATATCGTCGCGCAACAAAAGATACTCcgttaaaaagaatttatctgGTCGCCTAAGCATGTATAACGTGGATGTACATAAGAATaatcaaaagaaaaagaatgctTTAAAAGGAAACA ACTACTGTTGCCGGAACGACAAAAAGTGGAATCTTGTGGACACTAAAAGCACGTGTAGTCAACATTATTCGATACCAGAACTACTCTATCCTAGTCCAGTAACGCACACGTCATCTTCTAGGGACATTGTTCAGATTGATTCCGCGAGGAGTGTGAATTGTTCCaaagatgatgatgatgatgatgatgatgatgatgatgatgatattAAAACCATGGTGGATAGAGTACCGATTGATTCTGAGACC GAGAAATCGTCCACCGGAATATGGAAAGTAAAAAGTACAGAAGACAATGAGGCACGCATTATTGTAGAAAATATTACAAACGATgacgatttaataaaaaaagtaacaacTGTTACTAAGGAACACTTGTCCACTCTGGTTCCTGTGATAAGCGATTTAATGACTCATGTGTCAAAAACA cAGAATGAATCAAATGCTCAGCCTCTAACAGAAACAACCGTGGAAACATTAGTAgagtttttgcaaaaatatcaGCGTCCAAAAGACTCTGACACCAAAGCAAAGTTGAAGGATGAACATTCGCGTATCAAATTAAATGG TTTATCTGAAATGCAGAAACACGAAAAAAATGTACGTTTGATTTATATGTCATCCGTGGATGAAGTTTCCAAAACTGGCCAATGCGATGCTTCGTGTCAAGCAAATTATGAGACTGGAGTAGAA AGCACGGATGATAGAAAAGCTGTGGGTTCGGTTAGCAAGGATGAGACGGAGCTTACCATCTCGAGAGAGACCGAACTACAGTTCTTAGCGTATAAGCACGAATATAAAAGTCTCTGCCGATCAAAACCAATGTATTCTAGCAACACACAAAATAAACCATGGGATATCGTAGCATG GATATCGGACAAACTGATAGAGGAACTAATAATTGAAATAACATATGAGCTACAAATGACTGATGTGATTAAGAAAATGTTCAAAATGgaatttcaagaattttaa
- the LOC143369546 gene encoding uncharacterized protein LOC143369546: MTSKVLVKLPTVPFPQGKKSPSDIVVLTERNDGLNQTLRHQTINMDKVAQLEQNMKFLQEQHQATLVALHQEVESLRQKNRDLQFQLVFSKGSAYAASSPSSPEDNGTGFVKSKGSPLSVNVAPLQVELLEKDLQDTKISLQEVKTQNQYLNEIVEQQKEQLNSAEEEKINKQSMTDVGIQVESRLDPVQTDLVACLEVREAMVKRLHKQNEDQRKEIATLKAASANAASSNKGARSRDNNNSHHSRGSPTSSTQEQAPQKFPPLQSQSYWHRRVPRNGRNRHDKQDHQPEMDSTVLPQLQNGSIKSDTVIYESPFYRPRGYRNYYRDESNRKYRGQTSQKDRRDNDYHHHRRDYKDRNSKDHQKEFTDSAEGSREANNSAGNKS; the protein is encoded by the exons ATGACATCCAAAGTGTTGGTTAAATTACCAACCGTACCCTTTCCTCAA GGGAAGAAATCACCATCGGATATAGTAGTATTAACAGAGAGAAACGATGGATTGAATCAAACGCTTAGACATCAAACTATAAACATGGATAAAGTAGCTCAACTGGagcaaaatatgaaatttttacaaGAACAGCATCAAGCGACGCTGGTTGCTTTGCACCAGGAAGTTGAATCGTTACGCCAAAAGAATAGAG ATTTACAGTTCCAGTTAGTATTCTCAAAAGGATCCGCTTACGCAGCTAGCAGTCCTTCTTCTCCCGAGGACAATGGAACTGGGTTCGTGAAATCAAAG GGTAGCCCACTATCTGTAAACGTCGCTCCATTGCAAGTGGAACTATTGGAAAAAGATTTACAAGATACTAAAATATCATTGCAAGAGGTCAAGACACAAAACCAGTACTTAAATGAAATTGTCGAACAGCAAAAGGA ACAGTTGAATTCGGCCGAGGAAGAGAAGATAAATAAGCAATCAATGACAGATGTAGGAATCCAAGTTGAATCGAGACTCGATCCCGTTCAGACGGATTTAGTCGCATGTTTGGAAGTAAGAGAAGCAATGGTAAAACGGTTACATAAACAAAACGAAGATCAAAGGAAAGAAATCGCAACGTTAAAAGCAGCATCCGCAAATGCAGCAAGTAGTAACAAGGGGGCTCGATCTCGCGACAATAATAATAGCCATCACAGTCGTGGATCGCCCACAAGTTCCACGCAAGAACAAGCACCCCAGAAATTCCCACCTTTACAAAGCCAGAGTTATTGGCACCGCAGAGTACCTAG GAATGGAAGAAATCGACACGATAAACAAGATCATCAGCCGGAAATGGATTCAACCGTATTACCGCAACTTCAAAACGGAAGCATCAAGTCGGATACGGTGATCTATGAATCCCCGTTTTATCGGCCTCGAGGTTACCGTAATTATTATCGCGATGAAAGTAACCGAAAATACAGGGGTCAAACGTCACAGAAAGATCGCAGAGATAACGATTACCATCATCATCGACGAGATTATAAGGATAGAAATTCGAAAGATCATCAAAAAGAATTTACAGACTCCGCCGAAGGGTCGAGAGAAGCTAATAATTCTGCGGGTAATAAATCATAA
- the LOC143369540 gene encoding uncharacterized protein LOC143369540 isoform X3, whose protein sequence is MNNMDKEHFLSFKMREDYSFKYIPESHFKHVVKNVQRQRRQEDEERIWASFVKTPKLDCQRFDKKDVHLSIGGMTGFLQENIQDVDRELKRLQDDALPEQNKRVYDPKSNVGNEITRADANNIRNNFPKEKFSRKNKNTRGTDILIPVLQEHNVPNCKESDGSKKVCRLRVKKSLSDPSITQKKRFTNRLLQAANHFENNSNSDSSNNRDDIVRVQPDPVTIQKILSMQKKITELLNEISFRLHRIPLPDGDNDMRRRQQQTMEFAIRFSRNYLYDLNRLLITIQRYLGIISSRAELTQRRKNIAFYQDIIKQKLIAAHQLLIQALNAYCKHVPNSVLEGHPIKLQEVLQVVCKLRDICGKIEISTNCLCSGDTNIWPEKDVQDKLDTILSELKLSLECKHPPIRYGNVESTVNVAQISSRNKRYSVKKNLSGRLSMYNVDVHKNNQKKKNALKGNNYCCRNDKKWNLVDTKSTCSQHYSIPELLYPSPVTHTSSSRDIVQIDSARSVNCSKDDDDDDDDDDDDDIKTMVDRVPIDSETEKSSTGIWKVKSTEDNEARIIVENITNDDDLIKKVTTVTKEHLSTLVPVISDLMTHVSKTQNESNAQPLTETTVETLVEFLQKYQRPKDSDTKAKLKDEHSRIKLNGLSEMQKHEKNVRLIYMSSVDEVSKTGQCDASCQANYETGVESTDDRKAVGSVSKDETELTISRETELQFLAYKHEYKSLCRSKPMYSSNTQNKPWDIVAWISDKLIEELIIEITYELQMTDVIKKMFKMEFQEF, encoded by the exons ATGAACAATATGGATAAAGAgcatttcctttctttcaaAATGAGAGAAGATTATAGTTTTAAG TATATACCTGAAAGTCACTTTAAGCATGTAGTGAAGAATGTACAAAGGCAAAGGCGccaggaggacgaggaacgtaTCTGGGCTTCATTTGTTAAAACACCCAAGTTAGATTGTCAGAGATTCGACAAGAAAGATGTTCACCTTTCGATAGGCGGCATGACAGGTTTCCTACAAGAAAATATACAAGATGTAGATAGAGAACTTAAGAGGCTGCAGGACGATGCGTTGCCCGAACAGAACAAAAGGGTTTACGATCCTAAATCCAACGTCGGGAATGAAATAACACGCGCTGAT GCAAACAACATAAGGAATAATTTTCCCAAGGAGAAATTCTCAAGAAAGAATAAGAATACTCGTGGTACTGATATCTTAATTCCAGTATTGCAAGAACATAATGTCCCTAATTGTAAAGAATCTGACGGATcgaaaaaagtttgtagattaAGGGTTAAGAAATCTCTGTCAGATCCGTCGATTACACAAAAGAAGCGTTTCACGAATCGACTTTTACAAGCAGCAAATCACTTTGAGAATAATTCTAATTCGGACTCGAGTAATAACAGAGATGATATTGTCCGCGTACAACCAGATCCAGTtacaatacaaaaaattttatccATGCAAAAGAAAATTACCGAgttattaaatgaaatttcatttagaTTGCACAGGATTCCTCTGCCAGATGGTGACAATGATATGAGGAGAAGGCAACAGCAAACTATGGAATTTGCCATAAGATTTTCAAGAAATTATCTGTACGATCTTAACAGGCTTCTTATAACTATTCAAAGGTACCTGGGAATCATATCCTCTAGAGCAGAGTTGACACAACGTCGCAAAAATATTGCATTCTATCAAGACATAATCAAACAGAAACTAATCGCTGCTCATCAGTTATTGATACAAGCTTTGAATGCTTATTGCAAGCATGTTCCTAACTCTGTCCTTGAAGGTCATCCTATAAAACTTCAAGAAGTATTACAAGTTGTCTGTAAGCTCAGAGATATTTGCGGCAAAATTGAGATCTCTACCAATTGTCTCTGTTCAGGGGATACTAATATCTGGCCG GAAAAGGATGTTCAAGATAAACTTGATACTATTCTGTCTGAATTAAAGCTGAGTTTAGAATGTAAACATCCACCTATAAGGTATGGAAATGTTGAATCTACAGTGAACGTAGCACAAATATCGTCGCGCAACAAAAGATACTCcgttaaaaagaatttatctgGTCGCCTAAGCATGTATAACGTGGATGTACATAAGAATaatcaaaagaaaaagaatgctTTAAAAGGAAACA ACTACTGTTGCCGGAACGACAAAAAGTGGAATCTTGTGGACACTAAAAGCACGTGTAGTCAACATTATTCGATACCAGAACTACTCTATCCTAGTCCAGTAACGCACACGTCATCTTCTAGGGACATTGTTCAGATTGATTCCGCGAGGAGTGTGAATTGTTCCaaagatgatgatgatgatgatgatgatgatgatgatgatgatattAAAACCATGGTGGATAGAGTACCGATTGATTCTGAGACC GAGAAATCGTCCACCGGAATATGGAAAGTAAAAAGTACAGAAGACAATGAGGCACGCATTATTGTAGAAAATATTACAAACGATgacgatttaataaaaaaagtaacaacTGTTACTAAGGAACACTTGTCCACTCTGGTTCCTGTGATAAGCGATTTAATGACTCATGTGTCAAAAACA cAGAATGAATCAAATGCTCAGCCTCTAACAGAAACAACCGTGGAAACATTAGTAgagtttttgcaaaaatatcaGCGTCCAAAAGACTCTGACACCAAAGCAAAGTTGAAGGATGAACATTCGCGTATCAAATTAAATGG TTTATCTGAAATGCAGAAACACGAAAAAAATGTACGTTTGATTTATATGTCATCCGTGGATGAAGTTTCCAAAACTGGCCAATGCGATGCTTCGTGTCAAGCAAATTATGAGACTGGAGTAGAA AGCACGGATGATAGAAAAGCTGTGGGTTCGGTTAGCAAGGATGAGACGGAGCTTACCATCTCGAGAGAGACCGAACTACAGTTCTTAGCGTATAAGCACGAATATAAAAGTCTCTGCCGATCAAAACCAATGTATTCTAGCAACACACAAAATAAACCATGGGATATCGTAGCATG GATATCGGACAAACTGATAGAGGAACTAATAATTGAAATAACATATGAGCTACAAATGACTGATGTGATTAAGAAAATGTTCAAAATGgaatttcaagaattttaa